One genomic window of Fusarium keratoplasticum isolate Fu6.1 chromosome 3, whole genome shotgun sequence includes the following:
- a CDS encoding Non-specific serine/threonine protein kinase, protein MTTMDLRVGNKYRIGRKIGSGSFGDIYLGTNIISGEEIAIKLESVKAKHPQLEYEARVYKSLAGGVGIPFVRWFGTECDYNAMVLDLLGPSLEDLFNFCNRKFSLKTVLLLADQLISRIEYIHAKSFIHRDIKPDNFLMGIGKRGNQVNVIDFGLAKKYRDPKTHFHIPYRENKNLTGTARYASINTHLGVEQSRRDDMESLGYVMLYFCRGSLPWQGLKAATKKQKYDRIMEKKMTTPTEVLCRGFPNEFAIYLNYTRSLRFDDKPDYSYLRKIFRDLFVREGFQYDYVFDWTVYKYQKNAQAIAQAAGQANPDDEEKARASRTNAATAGQSAAKPNAIPSTRRKMLERGAGAGGVDTPDTNRAIGGSDRIVFLYRWPKGDLLTTMADSVDDKQASLSFKGSGICLGQLSTEMIANPDYSSPLGSSLMATDTGDMNPTSTSGCKSLRSWMVLSWPPSC, encoded by the exons ATGACGACCATG GATCTTCGTGTCGGTAACAAGTACCGCATCGGTCGAAAGATCGGTTCCGGTTCTTTCGGTGACATTTACCTGGGCACTAACATTATCTCCGGTGAGGAGATTGCTATCAAGCTCGAGtccgtcaaggccaagcaccCTCAGCTCGAGTACGAGGCCCGCGTCTACAAGTCCCTGGCTGGTGGTGTCGGCATTCCCTTCGTTCGCTGGTTCGGAACTGAGTGCGACTACAATGCCATGGTTCTCGACCTTCTCGGCCCCAGCTTGGAGGATCTCTTCAACTTCTGTAACCGAAAGTTCTCCCTCAAGAccgttctccttcttgccgATCAGCTCATCTCCCGAATCGAGTACATCCACGCCAAGTCCTTCATTCACCGAGATATCAAGCCCGACAACTTCCTCATGGGCATTGGCAAGCGTGGCAACCAGGTCAACGTTATCGACTTCGGTCTGGCCAAGAAGTACCGAGATCCCAAGACTCACTTCCACATTCCCTACAGAGAGAACAAGAACCTGACTGGTACTGCCCGTTATGCCTCCATCAACACTCACCTGGGTGTCGAGCAGTCGCGACGTGACGACATGGAGTCTCTCGGCTATGTCATGCTCTACTTCTGCCGCGGCTCTCTCCCCTGGCAAGGCCTTAAGGCTGCTACCAAGAAGCAGAAGTACGACCGcatcatggagaagaagatgaccaCCCCCACCGAGGTCCTTTGCCGTGGCTTCCCCAACGAGTTCGCCATCTACCTCAACTACACTCGATCTCTCCGCTTCGATGACAAGCCCGACTACAGCTACCTCCGCAAGATCTTCCGTGATCTTTTTGTCCGTGAGGGTTTCCAGTACGACTACGTCTTCGACTGGACCGTCTACAAGTACCAGAAGAACGCCCAGGCTATTGCCCAGGCTGCTGGTCAGGCCAaccccgacgacgaggagaaggcccGCGCCAGCCGCACCAACGCGGCTACTGCTGGCCAGTCGGCTGCCAAGCCCAACGCCATCCCCAGCACCCGACGCAAGATGCTCGAGCGgggcgctggcgctggcggcgTCGATACTCCCGACACCAACCGTGCCATCGGTGGAAGCGACAGGAT TGTGTTTTTGTACCGCTGGCCGAAGGGAGATTTGCTGACAACTATGGCTGACTCAGTGGACGATAAACAGGCTTCGCTCAGCTTCAAAGGGAGCGGGATATGCCTCGGGCAGCTATCGACCGAAATGATTGCTAACCCCGACTACTCCTCTCCTTTGGGATCCTCTCTTATGGCGACCGACACTGGCGACATGAACCCGACATCGACATCCGGATGCAAgtctttgagaagctggatggTCCTCAGCTGGCCACCATCCTGCTAG
- a CDS encoding IPPc domain-containing protein: MGASTSASISSLPVVPAVSSNSSNSSPTMTPPSLDLLYLTFNCAKNLLDVPVFATHVQTALRQNATTLPDIVVLSLQEVAPLAYCFIGGYFLNPYLVRYEEAVNTAARRHIHDGSPSSNGTVTPTKPYALLRANNVGYTAILLFARDPSRLKNIQEAEVGFGAAEMGNKGAVGLRMLYEADGGSSTELTFVATHLAAMEWNLPRRNANWAAIMRGMAFENPEEVVKSFKTSVTPSPASTPPAEEPPERVRLLDEQHHEQHSRLQQQLHNISVFKPSSHLFVAGDLNYRISTTSPPPSAAFPSLDPDSENYYPDFFRLDQLTRERIAGRTLHGLSEHEVRFPPTYKYDVLPPKPGTQEPELDVPWRFAVHRYPSWTDRILFLDVPSWLQGKTSEAPKLNVRAYDCLPVLRMSDHRPVFLRVDVPLISPSDLAPPSGLDPDTSRDPRARLPIEIDPEAWERRAAARRKEVMAGWSMFLWSTKQGAYILAAVLAFGASAYWLYHLL, translated from the exons ATGGGCGCATCGACTTCGGCTTCTATATCCTCGTTACCTGTTGTACCCGCCGtctcctccaactcctccaactcctccccCACGATGACGCCTCCTTCGCTCGACCTGCTTTACCTGACTTTCAACTGCGCAAAGAACCTCCTTGACGTCCCCGTCTTTGCAACCCACGTGCAGACCGCTCTACGCCAAAATGCTACGACCCTGCCCGACATAGTTGTCCT TTCTCTCCAGGAAGTGGCACCTCTGGCTTATTGCTTTATCGGCGGCTATTTCCTGAACCCATACCTGGTGCGATACGAAGAGGCTGTCAATACGGCTGCGAGACGACATATTCATGACGGCAGCCCGAGTTCTAATGGCACGGTTACGCCCACCAAGCCTTACGCCCTCCTCCGAGCGAACAACGTCGGCTACACCGCCATCCTCCTATTTGCTCGCGATCCCTCACGGCTTAAGAACATCCAAGAGGCGGAGGTCGGGTTTGGAGCCGCCGAGATGGGAAACAAGGGCGCTGTTGGCTTGCGCATGCTGTACGAAGCCGACGGTGGCTCATCTACAGAGCTGACGTTTGTCGCCACGCATCTCGCGGCCATGGAGTGGAACCTGCCCCGGCGCAATGCCAATTGGGCTGCCATCATGAGGGGCATGGCCTTTGAGAACCCCGAGGAGGTTGTGAAGAGTTTCAAGACCTCGGTCACCCCATCTCCAGCTTCGACTCCGCCTGCTGAGGAGCCACCTGAGCGTGTacgcctcctcgacgagcagCACCACGAGCAGCACTCGcggctccagcagcagctgcacAACATCTCGGTATTCAAGCCTTCATCACATCTTTTTGTCGCAGGCGACCTCAACTATCGCATCTCTACCACTTCTCCACCCCCCTCTGCCGCATTCCCGAGCCTCGACCCGGATTCGGAGAACTACTACCCAGACTTCTTCCGTCTCGATCAGCTCACACGTGAGCGTATCGCTGGTCGTACGCTACATGGCCTGTCGGAGCACGAGGTGCGCTTCCCACCCACGTACAAGTACGACGTGCTACCACCAAAGCCTGGAACCCAGGAACCGGAGCTTGATGTGCCTTGGCGTTTTGCAGTGCACCGCTACCCCAGCTGGACTGACCGAATCCTGTTCCTTGATGTGCCTTCTTGGCTCCAAGGCAAGACTAGCGAGGCGCCCAAGCTCAATGTCCGTGCCTACGACTGCCTTCCGGTCTTGCGCATGAGCGATCACCGCCCCGTCTTCCTACGGGTTGATGTGCCCCTCATCTCACCAAGCGATCTCGCCCCGCCATCGGGTCTAGACCCTGACACAAGCAGAGACCCTCGTGCCCGGCTCCCCATCGAGATAGACCCGGAGGCCTGGGAGCGCCGCGCTGCTGCACGTCGCAAGGAGGTGATGGCCGGCTGGAGCATGTTCCTCTGGAGCACCAAACAGGGCGCCTAtatcctcgccgccgtcctTGCCTTTGGTGCCAGTGCATACTGGCTGTACCACTTGCTCTAG